Proteins encoded together in one Marmota flaviventris isolate mMarFla1 chromosome Y, mMarFla1.hap1, whole genome shotgun sequence window:
- the LOC114106848 gene encoding neuroligin-4, X-linked isoform X2: MVYIHGGSYMEGTGNMIDGSILASYGNVIVITINYRLGILGFLSTGDQAAKGNYGLLDQIQALRWIEENVGAFGGDPKRVTIFGSGAGASCVSLLTLSHYSEGLFQKAIIQSGTALSSWAVNYQPAKYTRLLADKVGCNMLDTTDLVECLRNKNHKELIQQAITPATYHIAFGPVIDGDVIPDDPQILMEQGEFLNYDIMLGVNQGEGLKFVDGIVDNEDGVTPNDFDFSVSNFVDNLYGYPEGKDTLRETIKFMYTDWADKENPETRRKTLVALFTDHQWVAPAVATADLHAQYGSPTYFYAFYHHCQSEMKPSWADSAHGDEVPYVFGIPMIGPTELFSCNFSKNDVMLSAVVMTYWTNFAKTGDPNQPVPQDTKFIHTKPNRFEEVAWSKYNPKDQLYLHIGLKPRVRDHYRATKVAFWLELVPHLHNLNEIFQYVSTTTKVPPPDMTSFPYGTRRSPAKIWPTTKRPAITPANSPKHSKDSHKTGPEDTTVLIETKRDYSTELSVTIAVGASLLFLNILAFAALYYKKDKRRHETHRRPSPQRNTTNDIAHIQNEEILSLQMKQLDHDHECDSLQAHDTLRLTCPPDYTLTLRRSPDDIPLMTPNTITMIPNTLTGMQPLHTFNTFSGGQNSTNLPHGHSTTRV; the protein is encoded by the exons GCTTCCTGAGCACGGGGGACCAGGCAGCCAAGGGCAACTACGGGCTCCTGGACCAGATCCAGGCCCTGCGGTGGATCGAGGAGAACGTGGGAGCCTTCGGAGGGGATCCCAAGAGAGTGACCATCTTCGGCTCCGGGGCCGGAGCTTCCTGCGTGAGCCTCCTGACCTTGTCTCACTACTCGGAAG GTCTGTTCCAAAAGGCCATCATCCAGAGCGGCACGGCGCTGTCCAGCTGGGCCGTCAACTACCAGCCGGCCAAGTACACGCGCCTCCTGGCCGACAAGGTGGGCTGCAACATGCTGGACACGACGGACCTGGTGGAGTGCCTGCGCAACAAGAACCACAAGGAGCTCATCCAGCAGGCCATCACGCCGGCCACCTACCACATCGCCTTCGGCCCCGTCATCGACGGCGACGTGATCCCGGACGACCCCCAGATCCTCATGGAGCAGGGCGAGTTCCTCAACTACGACATCATGCTGGGCGTCAACCAGGGCGAGGGCCTCAAGTTCGTGGACGGCATCGTGGACAACGAGGACGGGGTGACCCCCAACGACTTCGACTTCTCCGTGTCCAACTTCGTCGACAACCTGTACGGCTACCCCGAGGGCAAGGACACGCTGCGCGAGACCATCAAGTTCATGTACACCGACTGGGCCGACAAGGAGAACCCCGAGACGCGCAGGAAGACCCTGGTGGCCCTCTTCACCGACCACCAGTGGGTGGCCCCCGCCGTGGCCACCGCCGACCTGCACGCCCAGTACGGCTCGCCCACCTACTTCTACGCCTTCTACCACCACTGCCAGAGCGAGATGAAGCCCAGCTGGGCCGACTCGGCCCACGGCGACGAGGTCCCCTACGTCTTCGGGATCCCCATGATCGGGCCCACGGAGCTCTTCAGCTGCAACTTCTCCAAGAACGACGTCATGCTGAGCGCCGTGGTCATGACCTACTGGACCAACTTTGCCAAAACCGG GGATCCGAACCAGCCCGTGCCCCAGGACACCAAGTTCATCCACACGAAGCCCAACCGCTTCGAGGAGGTGGCCTGGTCCAAGTACAACCCCAAGGACCAGCTGTACCTGCACATCGGCCTCAAGCCCCGGGTGAGGGATCATTACCGGGCCACCAAGGTGGCCTTCTGGCTGGAGCTGGTCCCCCACTTGCACAACTTGAACGAGATCTTCCAGTACGTGTCCACCACCACCAAAGTCCCTCCCCCGGACATGACCTCGTTCCCCTACGGCACCCGCAGGTCCCCGGCCAAGATCTGGCCCACCACCAAGCGCCCGGCCATCACGCCGGCCAACAGCCCCAAGCACAGCAAGGACTCGCACAAGACGGGGCCCGAGGACACCACGGTCCTCATCGAGACCAAGCGCGACTACTCCACCGAGCTGAGCGTCACCATCGCCGTGGGGGCCTCGCTGCTCTTCCTCAACATCCTGGCCTTCGCCGCCCTCTACTACAAGAAGGACAAGAGGCGGCACGAGACGCACCGGCGGCCCAGCCCGCAGCGCAACACCACCAACGACATCGCGCACATCCAGAACGAGGAGATCCTGTCGCTGCAGATGAAGCAGCTCGACCACGACCACGAGTGCGACTCCCTGCAGGCGCACGACACGCTGCGGCTCACCTGCCCGCCCGACTACACGCTCACCCTGCGCCGGTCCCCGGACGACATCCCACTCATGACGCCCAACACCATCACCATGATCCCCAACACGCTGACGGGCATGCAGCCGCTGCACACCTTCAACACCTTCAGCGGGGGGCAGAACAGTACCAACCTGCCCCACGGACACTCCACCACCCGCGTATAG